A genomic stretch from Paenibacillus thermoaerophilus includes:
- the mutT gene encoding 8-oxo-dGTP diphosphatase MutT, protein MIEVAAAIIENDKGQILIAKRKEGKSLAGLWEFPGGKIEKGETPQACIVRELLEEMNITVTPGELFGVNEFVDKTVQIRLIAHKATYIGGQIRLVDHDEFFWAQRDELGQFVFAPADVKFVEMLRHGA, encoded by the coding sequence ATGATTGAAGTCGCGGCAGCCATTATCGAAAATGACAAAGGACAAATTCTAATCGCCAAGAGGAAGGAGGGAAAGTCCTTAGCTGGACTATGGGAATTCCCTGGCGGGAAGATCGAAAAAGGTGAAACTCCGCAAGCGTGCATCGTAAGAGAATTGCTGGAAGAGATGAACATTACTGTCACTCCAGGAGAGCTATTCGGGGTGAATGAATTTGTAGATAAAACGGTGCAGATTCGCTTGATTGCCCATAAAGCCACGTACATCGGCGGGCAGATTCGCCTTGTTGATCACGATGAATTCTTCTGGGCTCAGCGAGATGAGTTAGGGCAATTTGTGTTTGCGCCAGCGGATGTCAAATTTGTAGAGATGTTAAGGCATGGGGCATAA
- a CDS encoding SDR family oxidoreductase, giving the protein MKLLVTGATGKLGRKVVETLLKTVPASQLAVSVRNPEKAEDLRARGVDVRQGDFDRPESLDTAFAGIDRILIISADGDNETRIRQHTNAVEAAARAKVSFIAYTSLANASESKLFLAPPHQAAEQAILKTGIPYSFLRNNWYLENEISSIQGVLAGAPWVTSAGTGKVGWALQQEYAEAAAAVLAGNGHENTIYELSGKLLTQEELASALSAVLGKEVPVQQVDDDTYADIMKQAGVPDFVIPMLVAIQQGIREGHLEVESNDFEKLLGRPLTPIHEALKQLVKRIS; this is encoded by the coding sequence GTGAAATTGTTGGTTACCGGCGCAACAGGGAAATTGGGAAGAAAAGTGGTAGAGACGCTGTTGAAAACCGTACCGGCAAGCCAGTTGGCTGTAAGTGTCCGCAACCCGGAGAAAGCGGAAGACCTTCGCGCTCGGGGCGTAGACGTCCGGCAAGGTGACTTCGACCGTCCGGAAAGCTTGGATACAGCTTTTGCAGGTATTGATCGGATTTTGATCATCTCCGCGGACGGGGACAATGAAACCCGAATTCGCCAGCATACGAATGCGGTAGAAGCGGCTGCGCGTGCGAAAGTAAGCTTCATTGCTTATACGAGTTTGGCGAATGCAAGCGAAAGCAAGCTGTTCCTCGCTCCTCCTCATCAGGCTGCGGAACAAGCCATTCTGAAAACCGGCATTCCCTACTCGTTCTTGCGCAATAACTGGTACCTGGAGAACGAGATCTCGAGCATTCAAGGCGTGCTGGCCGGAGCGCCTTGGGTGACGTCTGCCGGAACGGGCAAAGTGGGCTGGGCCCTGCAGCAAGAATATGCGGAAGCGGCAGCAGCCGTGCTGGCTGGGAACGGACATGAGAATACGATCTATGAGTTGTCCGGCAAGCTGCTGACGCAGGAAGAACTGGCGTCCGCTCTCAGCGCGGTTTTGGGCAAGGAAGTTCCGGTACAGCAAGTTGACGATGACACCTATGCGGACATCATGAAACAGGCTGGCGTACCGGACTTCGTAATCCCGATGCTTGTCGCGATTCAGCAAGGCATTCGGGAAGGCCATCTCGAGGTCGAGAGCAACGATTTCGAAAAGCTGCTTGGCCGCCCGTTAACGCCCATTCACGAAGCCTTGAAACAACTTGTCAAAAGAATCTCCTAA
- a CDS encoding Rrf2 family transcriptional regulator gives MQLKQISTRFSIAVHTLCLIAISPKDCTGDFIASSVNTNPVVIRRIMGMLKKAGLVDVRAGVGGATLLKDPDQITLFDVYRAVNATEENQLFRIHENPNFDCPVGRKIEQVLQTELKDAQYLMEQRLAQTTLAQLIGKFIK, from the coding sequence ATGCAATTGAAGCAAATCAGCACGCGCTTTTCCATCGCGGTTCATACCCTTTGCCTCATTGCGATCAGTCCGAAGGATTGTACCGGGGACTTCATCGCAAGCAGCGTCAATACGAATCCCGTTGTAATCCGGAGAATTATGGGTATGTTAAAAAAGGCGGGATTAGTGGACGTTCGCGCAGGGGTGGGAGGCGCTACTTTGCTCAAAGACCCCGACCAGATAACGCTTTTTGATGTGTATCGGGCCGTGAATGCGACAGAGGAGAACCAACTCTTCCGCATACACGAAAACCCCAATTTCGATTGTCCGGTCGGGCGGAAAATCGAGCAGGTCCTTCAAACGGAGTTGAAAGACGCTCAGTACCTTATGGAACAAAGGCTGGCTCAAACGACGCTGGCCCAGTTGATCGGAAAGTTTATAAAATAA
- a CDS encoding MFS transporter produces MLALVFGPFWLDESTGEKKPVDPLGILLLGSGLFGVVFGLERGNSDGWGSFTVVGSLIGGVLLLLVYYLWERTRKRPFVRFAILILSLGVDFPFGYQAPLMMLAGTGMGLSFTPLAHGILSSVPEQSSGEASGISNATRELGGVFGIAIGGLIFESGSAIRTPADFGDHIVPALLASAVMIALGLASVLLFTRSRAQRSVTSDEAMETSNSGNMTLKVIE; encoded by the coding sequence TTGCTCGCCCTGGTATTCGGCCCCTTCTGGTTAGACGAATCGACGGGCGAGAAGAAACCGGTGGACCCGCTGGGCATCCTGCTGCTTGGTTCGGGACTGTTCGGCGTAGTATTCGGCCTCGAACGGGGGAACTCGGACGGTTGGGGGTCGTTCACCGTAGTCGGATCGCTGATTGGCGGAGTCTTGCTGTTGCTCGTCTACTATCTATGGGAACGCACCCGGAAACGGCCGTTCGTCCGCTTCGCCATCCTGATCCTCTCGCTGGGCGTGGATTTCCCGTTTGGTTATCAGGCGCCTCTGATGATGCTTGCCGGAACGGGCATGGGTTTAAGCTTCACCCCGCTCGCCCACGGCATCCTGTCTTCGGTGCCGGAGCAATCCTCAGGAGAAGCAAGCGGCATTAGCAACGCTACGCGGGAACTGGGCGGCGTATTCGGAATTGCGATCGGCGGACTCATCTTCGAGAGCGGGTCGGCCATCCGTACGCCCGCCGACTTTGGCGATCACATCGTGCCGGCTTTGCTGGCCAGCGCAGTCATGATCGCATTGGGACTGGCCAGCGTCCTGCTGTTCACAAGATCGCGCGCGCAGCGAAGTGTCACGTCCGACGAAGCGATGGAAACGTCCAACAGCGGCAATATGACGTTGAAGGTCATCGAATAA
- a CDS encoding chemotaxis protein CheB — MDVTIRSASGIYRDRLLAVILTGMGTDGLMGCGEVKRQRGRVIVEAEESCIVYGMPKAVYEAGYADRQVSLPHMYQEILSFI; from the coding sequence ATTGATGTGACGATTCGGTCCGCGTCTGGGATTTATCGCGACCGTTTGCTGGCCGTGATTCTTACGGGAATGGGAACGGACGGGTTGATGGGGTGCGGTGAAGTGAAGCGGCAACGGGGGCGCGTGATTGTCGAAGCTGAAGAATCCTGCATCGTATACGGCATGCCGAAAGCGGTATATGAAGCGGGGTATGCGGATCGGCAAGTGTCTTTGCCCCATATGTATCAAGAGATCCTTTCGTTTATATAA
- a CDS encoding NCS2 family permease, with protein MERWFKLSERGTSAATEVMAGVTTFFTMVYIVIVNPGILGEAGMDFHGVFVATVLASIVGTLIMGLAANYPIVIAPGMGLNAYFAFSVVGGGGVTWQTALGAVFVAGVLFVLLSLTSFRYMLLDAIPASLKHAITAGIGLFITFIGLQNAKIVVDSPATLITMGKLTEPMTLLTIIGLIITLVLMAYRVKGYLFVGMLITAVIAWFMGLLERPKQFVSLPSGLSATALHMDIGGVFSNGLYAVIFTFLLITLFDTTGTMLGVAEQAGLLKDGKFPRSRGALLADAVGTTTGAVLGTSPTSAYIESSAGVAAGGRTGLTAVTVSLLLALTLFFSPIVSVLASIPAITAPSLIIVGFLMISVVRKIEWHDFEVVFPAFLIIVLMPLTYSIATGIGVGFIVYPILKAIRGKWREVHPVFYMFAVLFFIQLVFLSH; from the coding sequence ATCGAAAGATGGTTCAAATTGAGCGAACGGGGCACCTCGGCGGCAACGGAGGTTATGGCCGGCGTCACGACGTTTTTTACGATGGTATACATCGTAATCGTGAATCCCGGCATTCTCGGCGAAGCGGGGATGGATTTCCACGGCGTTTTTGTCGCCACGGTGTTAGCCAGCATAGTCGGCACGCTGATTATGGGGTTGGCCGCCAACTACCCGATCGTCATCGCTCCCGGCATGGGGCTCAACGCATATTTCGCGTTCAGCGTCGTGGGCGGCGGCGGTGTCACTTGGCAGACGGCACTTGGGGCGGTCTTCGTGGCGGGGGTTCTGTTTGTTTTATTGTCGTTGACTTCGTTCCGCTATATGCTGCTGGACGCGATTCCTGCCAGCCTGAAGCATGCCATTACGGCGGGGATCGGCTTGTTTATCACCTTCATCGGCCTGCAGAACGCCAAGATCGTCGTCGATTCTCCGGCCACCTTGATTACGATGGGAAAATTGACGGAGCCGATGACGCTCCTGACCATCATCGGGCTTATTATTACGCTTGTTCTCATGGCCTATCGGGTCAAAGGTTATTTATTCGTCGGGATGCTGATTACGGCTGTTATCGCGTGGTTCATGGGCTTGCTTGAACGGCCGAAGCAGTTCGTGTCGCTGCCGAGCGGACTTTCGGCGACCGCCTTGCATATGGACATCGGAGGCGTGTTCTCGAACGGGCTGTACGCGGTTATCTTCACTTTCCTGCTGATTACGCTGTTCGACACGACGGGAACGATGCTGGGGGTTGCCGAACAAGCCGGACTGCTGAAGGACGGCAAGTTCCCCCGATCGCGGGGCGCGCTGCTGGCCGATGCCGTCGGGACGACGACGGGCGCGGTTCTCGGAACAAGCCCGACATCGGCATATATCGAATCCAGCGCGGGCGTCGCGGCTGGCGGCAGAACCGGCTTGACGGCCGTAACGGTCAGTCTGCTGCTGGCGCTTACGTTGTTCTTCTCGCCGATCGTTTCGGTGCTGGCCTCGATCCCGGCCATTACGGCGCCTTCGTTAATCATCGTCGGATTCCTGATGATCAGCGTGGTCCGGAAGATCGAGTGGCACGATTTCGAGGTGGTTTTTCCCGCCTTCCTCATCATTGTGCTTATGCCGTTGACCTATAGCATCGCGACGGGGATCGGCGTCGGCTTCATCGTCTATCCGATCTTGAAGGCGATTCGGGGGAAATGGCGGGAGGTTCATCCGGTCTTCTATATGTTTGCCGTTTTGTTTTTCATTCAACTGGTTTTCCTGAGTCATTGA
- a CDS encoding carbohydrate ABC transporter permease, producing MRASRLVSGVSYLIVLLLIAIYLVPLLLVLNVSFKSFEEFLMNPLGLVDTVKWSNFTQAWTEGKFSNYFLNSLLYTGVSTLLTVILSLFAAFPIARGYVKWGSLIYVFFLMSQFLPNPLVAQFKLMLFLREELPLIGYDTKLGYILLRTTGTGIVFMMFVGYVKTISRELDEAAGMDGAGYTRYLFQIVLPLMKPVIATGIILTAIGTWNDFVGPIMYLSSPDNWPITAGLKEFRGQYGNNWPLLACGILIVSAPLILLYAFIQKYIVDGALAGAVKA from the coding sequence ATGCGGGCCTCCAGACTGGTATCGGGCGTGTCTTACCTGATCGTCCTGCTGCTGATCGCCATCTATCTCGTGCCGCTTCTGCTCGTCTTGAATGTTTCCTTCAAATCGTTCGAGGAATTTCTCATGAACCCGCTCGGTTTGGTCGATACCGTCAAATGGTCGAACTTTACCCAGGCGTGGACGGAAGGGAAATTCTCGAATTATTTCCTGAACAGCTTGCTCTATACGGGCGTATCGACGCTGCTGACGGTTATCCTCTCTTTGTTCGCCGCCTTCCCGATCGCGCGCGGGTATGTGAAATGGGGCAGCCTCATCTACGTGTTTTTTCTGATGTCGCAATTTTTGCCCAATCCGCTTGTCGCGCAGTTCAAGCTCATGCTGTTCCTGCGGGAAGAGCTGCCGCTGATCGGTTACGATACGAAGCTCGGGTACATCCTGCTCCGTACGACGGGTACGGGAATCGTCTTTATGATGTTCGTCGGTTATGTCAAAACCATCAGCCGCGAGCTGGACGAAGCCGCCGGCATGGATGGCGCCGGGTATACGCGCTACTTGTTCCAGATCGTGCTGCCGCTCATGAAGCCGGTCATCGCGACGGGCATCATCTTGACCGCCATCGGCACATGGAATGACTTTGTCGGCCCGATCATGTATTTGTCGTCGCCGGACAATTGGCCCATCACCGCCGGACTGAAGGAGTTCCGGGGGCAATACGGCAACAACTGGCCGCTGCTCGCCTGCGGCATCCTGATCGTGTCCGCCCCGCTGATCCTGCTGTACGCCTTTATTCAGAAATACATCGTCGACGGAGCGTTGGCCGGAGCTGTCAAAGCCTGA
- a CDS encoding carbohydrate ABC transporter permease, producing MYPFGKGIRRLTPYLLLLIPFILYLVYYVGPSAMTVLYSFTDVTNVPGSDFRFVGLDNYRELFTSGNSAERWDSILRTVYFMAVVTIVQNGVALLVAILINQKLKGDYFYRAVFFLPVVLGVAVVALLWSFMFDPVNGPVNKLYRVFGYSDTFFGSFDHAFEYIIFVQIWMYMGYSMLIFLAGLQSVPKDLYEAGYIDGTSRWQSFRHITFPLIAPAFTVNILLSIIGAMQTFDIIVATTDGRFNTRTMAYDVYKETFRGTLEMGLPSALSVIQFLFILVFVIIVVGRLRRREVEF from the coding sequence ATGTATCCGTTCGGCAAGGGAATCCGGCGGCTGACGCCTTATCTGCTGCTGCTGATTCCGTTTATTCTGTACCTTGTCTATTATGTCGGCCCGTCGGCGATGACCGTCCTCTATTCGTTCACCGACGTGACGAATGTGCCGGGCAGCGATTTTCGCTTCGTCGGCTTGGACAATTACCGGGAGCTGTTCACGTCGGGGAATTCGGCCGAGCGGTGGGATTCGATCCTGCGCACCGTATATTTCATGGCGGTCGTGACGATCGTCCAGAACGGGGTCGCTCTATTGGTCGCCATCCTGATCAACCAGAAGCTTAAAGGCGATTATTTTTACCGCGCCGTGTTCTTCCTCCCCGTCGTGCTGGGCGTCGCGGTCGTCGCTTTGCTCTGGTCGTTCATGTTCGATCCGGTTAACGGCCCCGTTAACAAGCTGTATCGTGTGTTCGGGTACTCGGATACGTTTTTCGGCAGCTTCGACCATGCGTTCGAATACATTATATTCGTCCAGATCTGGATGTATATGGGGTATTCGATGCTGATCTTCCTCGCCGGGCTTCAATCCGTGCCCAAGGATTTGTATGAAGCCGGCTACATCGACGGCACGAGCCGCTGGCAGTCGTTCCGCCATATCACGTTCCCGCTGATTGCGCCGGCCTTCACCGTCAACATCCTGCTCTCGATCATCGGGGCCATGCAGACATTCGACATTATCGTCGCGACGACGGACGGACGGTTCAATACCCGCACGATGGCCTATGACGTGTACAAGGAGACTTTCCGCGGCACGCTGGAGATGGGGTTGCCCTCCGCCTTGTCGGTGATTCAATTTTTGTTCATCCTGGTGTTTGTCATTATCGTCGTAGGCCGGTTGCGCCGGAGAGAGGTGGAGTTCTGA
- a CDS encoding ABC transporter substrate-binding protein, which yields MFKKWPAMMLVGTMAVAVAACTNGDDGKTDADTAASPASTAKTGDKKVIKMLHWKQPNINDAIKEINKKFEEKYPEYTVEYTTTGPDDEYKQAQRARITAGDVDIFPDLSGMRLSPQDWTPGAKVPDWQQWIDNGLIADLSDQPFVKNYNAEDIKQAGTYKGKVYAIPTSKVAMSGLFYNKEIFAKYNLQVPKTWTEFIHVAETLKKNGVTPIAMAGKDVWPLKLPVFSLQAQILGDGNQQKWIEGVWKGTSKYNDAQALEVLEKMKTIQDNYTIEGFLGIDYGTLPSYFATGKVAMMPNGIWEAPTVAKANPNLKFGYFPLPGTDDPSKNNYLVGKYDMTWYVTTNGKNKEGALKWLEFFSQPDIYTGFVKAAGFLPTQPNVKTSSEFLDQEVMPYMDGFQLAYEILMINRANIGEHLAAEGVHTEFIAPGGKYKTAKELADIQQKEWEAAAPK from the coding sequence ATGTTCAAGAAGTGGCCAGCGATGATGTTGGTCGGCACGATGGCCGTCGCCGTTGCCGCATGCACGAACGGCGACGACGGCAAGACGGACGCGGACACGGCGGCTTCCCCGGCCTCCACGGCCAAGACCGGTGACAAAAAGGTCATCAAAATGCTGCACTGGAAGCAGCCGAACATCAATGACGCCATCAAAGAAATCAACAAGAAGTTCGAGGAGAAATACCCCGAATACACGGTGGAGTACACGACGACGGGGCCCGACGACGAGTACAAGCAAGCGCAGCGCGCCCGAATCACGGCCGGCGACGTGGACATCTTCCCGGACCTCTCCGGCATGCGGTTGTCCCCGCAGGACTGGACGCCGGGCGCGAAAGTGCCGGATTGGCAGCAATGGATCGACAACGGGCTGATCGCCGACCTGTCGGACCAGCCATTCGTCAAAAACTATAACGCCGAGGACATCAAACAAGCCGGCACTTACAAGGGCAAAGTCTACGCGATCCCGACTTCGAAAGTGGCGATGTCCGGCCTCTTCTACAATAAAGAAATTTTCGCTAAATACAACCTGCAGGTTCCGAAAACATGGACGGAGTTTATCCATGTCGCCGAAACATTGAAGAAAAACGGCGTAACCCCGATCGCGATGGCCGGCAAGGACGTCTGGCCGCTCAAGCTGCCGGTATTTTCGCTGCAAGCGCAAATTCTCGGGGACGGCAACCAGCAGAAGTGGATCGAGGGCGTATGGAAGGGAACGTCGAAGTATAACGACGCCCAGGCGCTCGAAGTGCTTGAGAAGATGAAGACGATCCAGGACAACTATACGATCGAAGGCTTCCTGGGCATCGACTACGGCACGCTGCCTTCGTACTTCGCAACCGGCAAAGTCGCAATGATGCCGAACGGCATCTGGGAAGCCCCGACCGTAGCGAAGGCGAATCCGAATCTGAAATTCGGGTACTTCCCCCTGCCGGGTACGGATGACCCCTCCAAGAACAACTATCTGGTCGGCAAATACGACATGACCTGGTACGTGACGACCAACGGCAAAAACAAGGAAGGCGCGCTCAAGTGGCTCGAATTTTTCTCGCAGCCGGACATCTACACCGGGTTCGTCAAAGCGGCCGGCTTCCTGCCGACGCAGCCGAACGTCAAGACGTCCAGCGAATTCCTGGATCAGGAAGTCATGCCTTATATGGACGGCTTCCAGCTTGCGTACGAAATTCTGATGATCAACCGCGCCAACATCGGCGAGCATCTGGCGGCCGAAGGCGTGCATACGGAATTCATCGCGCCGGGCGGCAAGTACAAGACAGCCAAGGAATTGGCCGACATTCAGCAAAAAGAATGGGAAGCGGCTGCGCCGAAGTAA
- a CDS encoding LacI family DNA-binding transcriptional regulator — MKVNIKTIAQMAGVSVSTVSKIINNYNDVSEETKARVLEIMKQTGYIPSNSAKTLATNKSNLIGVVFAGKLNVDFTHPFFVEVLNSFKKQMGLLGYDLLFFSNEKFHPHGDYLARCLHFQVDGCIIISGDEVESSIDELDQSPIPCIGVDIKLHGKSSGYIMSDNYKMASKVVEHFYLLGYRDLGFIGSRSEISTIRETGYRDAIESFGLPINESWFVKEETFFESSGYAAMKRMLSQPALPRAVFAASDLLAVGAMRALKEHKLRIPEDVAIIGCDDIETCKYTTPTLSTIRQNKEKIGKLSALMLYDLINNQSNMSAFVVEPELVVRESCGGGSNS; from the coding sequence ATGAAAGTCAACATCAAGACGATCGCGCAGATGGCGGGCGTCTCCGTTTCAACCGTTTCGAAGATTATCAACAATTACAATGACGTCTCCGAGGAAACGAAGGCACGCGTACTCGAAATCATGAAGCAGACAGGTTATATCCCGTCCAATTCGGCCAAGACGCTGGCGACCAACAAATCGAACTTGATCGGCGTCGTATTCGCCGGCAAGCTGAACGTCGACTTCACGCACCCGTTCTTTGTCGAAGTGCTCAATTCGTTTAAGAAGCAGATGGGGCTGCTCGGATACGATCTGCTGTTTTTCTCCAACGAAAAATTCCACCCGCACGGCGACTATCTGGCGAGATGCTTGCATTTCCAGGTGGACGGCTGCATCATCATCTCCGGCGACGAGGTGGAGTCGTCCATCGACGAACTCGACCAGAGTCCGATTCCGTGCATCGGGGTCGATATCAAGCTGCACGGGAAGAGCTCCGGCTATATCATGTCCGACAACTACAAGATGGCTTCCAAGGTTGTGGAGCATTTTTATCTGCTCGGATATCGGGATCTCGGTTTTATCGGCAGCCGTTCGGAGATCTCGACCATTCGGGAAACGGGGTATCGTGACGCCATCGAAAGCTTCGGCTTGCCGATCAACGAATCGTGGTTCGTGAAGGAGGAGACGTTTTTCGAGTCCAGCGGGTATGCGGCGATGAAGCGGATGTTGAGCCAGCCGGCATTGCCGCGCGCCGTGTTCGCCGCCTCCGATCTGCTCGCCGTCGGCGCGATGCGCGCGCTGAAGGAGCATAAGCTGCGCATCCCCGAGGATGTCGCCATCATCGGCTGCGACGATATCGAGACGTGCAAATACACGACCCCGACGCTCAGCACGATCCGACAAAACAAAGAAAAAATCGGCAAGCTGTCCGCGCTTATGCTGTATGATCTGATCAACAACCAGTCCAACATGAGCGCGTTCGTCGTCGAACCGGAGCTAGTCGTCCGCGAATCGTGCGGCGGCGGGAGCAATAGCTGA
- a CDS encoding polysaccharide deacetylase family protein, with the protein MRKRFFVFIGIWMFALTLAAAAAEEPSSPVYYQDQAVVLLYHDVAESFKPGQPNDSTVTVEQFREHLKMLKDKGFRIVTMDDFLGFMLEGKKLPANAVVLTFDDGYESFYRTAFPVLREFGATASNFIVGVSSDLFNPDAEPHLTWEQMRELKSSGMGIFSHTYDMHRYVRTDSEGREGPALTSRFYLEQKRRQETETEYRRRISTDLAFMEKRLHQELGPQRKLLAFPYGANRKEVVEEGDRLGIEMYFTIEEGMNNRGSRFVRRINAGEPYMSAEALWYHLGKYF; encoded by the coding sequence GTGAGAAAGCGATTTTTCGTCTTCATCGGAATATGGATGTTCGCTCTAACGTTGGCGGCTGCGGCAGCAGAGGAGCCGTCCTCTCCCGTTTATTATCAGGATCAAGCTGTCGTGCTGCTGTACCACGACGTGGCGGAAAGCTTCAAGCCGGGGCAGCCGAACGATTCCACCGTGACCGTCGAACAATTTCGAGAGCATCTGAAGATGCTGAAGGATAAGGGATTCCGGATCGTGACGATGGACGATTTTCTCGGCTTCATGCTGGAAGGAAAGAAGCTTCCGGCCAACGCCGTCGTTCTCACGTTCGATGACGGCTACGAATCCTTTTACCGCACGGCTTTCCCCGTATTGCGGGAATTTGGCGCGACAGCGAGCAATTTTATCGTGGGCGTTTCTTCCGATCTGTTTAATCCCGACGCCGAGCCCCACTTAACCTGGGAGCAGATGCGGGAGTTAAAATCGAGCGGGATGGGCATATTCAGCCACACTTACGACATGCACCGTTACGTTCGCACGGATTCCGAGGGCCGGGAAGGCCCGGCTCTGACCTCCCGGTTCTATCTGGAGCAGAAGCGGAGACAGGAGACCGAGACCGAATACCGGCGCCGGATCTCGACCGATCTGGCGTTTATGGAGAAGCGGCTGCACCAGGAGTTGGGCCCCCAGCGGAAGCTGCTGGCTTTCCCATACGGCGCGAATCGGAAGGAGGTTGTGGAGGAGGGCGATCGGCTCGGAATCGAGATGTATTTTACGATCGAAGAGGGCATGAACAACCGCGGGAGCCGGTTCGTGCGCAGGATCAATGCCGGGGAGCCGTATATGAGTGCCGAAGCGTTATGGTATCATTTAGGAAAATATTTTTGA
- a CDS encoding RNA polymerase sigma factor, with protein MESENELRIMEDIRRGRKEAFAELVDPLIARAYHTALAILRSPHLAEEAVQNALIEAYQTIRSGKEIRRFRGWFSRVIANRALDLARQESRFIGLDIDSVVVGDNAASPVDLLLRKEQSGEILQAVMSLDIQQRTVVVLYYFQEMKIEEIAQTLNVSEGTVKTRLYRARIHLGKMMSFPELKSKVVPIR; from the coding sequence ATGGAATCTGAAAACGAACTTCGTATCATGGAGGACATTCGCAGAGGACGCAAGGAAGCTTTCGCCGAACTGGTGGACCCGTTAATCGCCCGGGCTTATCATACCGCGCTGGCGATTTTGCGATCCCCGCATCTGGCGGAGGAAGCTGTGCAGAACGCGCTTATCGAAGCGTATCAAACCATACGGTCGGGCAAGGAAATTCGCCGGTTTCGCGGCTGGTTCAGCCGGGTGATCGCCAATCGGGCGCTGGATCTCGCGAGGCAGGAAAGCCGTTTCATCGGCTTGGACATCGATTCCGTGGTCGTCGGGGACAATGCCGCGTCTCCGGTCGACTTGCTGTTGAGGAAGGAGCAATCCGGCGAAATTTTGCAGGCGGTTATGTCGCTGGATATACAGCAGCGGACGGTTGTCGTTCTGTATTATTTTCAAGAGATGAAGATCGAGGAGATCGCCCAGACGCTTAACGTGAGCGAGGGCACGGTGAAGACCCGCCTCTATCGGGCGAGAATCCATCTCGGGAAAATGATGTCGTTTCCGGAATTAAAGTCGAAGGTGGTTCCGATAAGATGA